The genomic interval GTTCGACCCGGTCGATCGTGCCAATACAGCAAAGCTATTTGGCGAATTCTTTACCCGGATCCATGCTGAATTACTATACCCCCTTAAAGCTAACCTTGTTGATAGTGAGGATCACCGACCCGACCCGGCAGTGATAGAGCTTCCCGCTGCCAATTTTATATATCGCGGCAGGGCAGTGGCTGTAAAAGCATTAAAAATGGCTGCAACAGAGGTCACTATTGCAGAATTTGCCTCATTTATCAACGACAAATTGGGCAGGGGTGACTATCAGGTTGAAAAGGAATTGCGGCAAGTTGTGGATACCGCTGGAAACCTGGTCTGTCATTTTGATGCCCATCATCCAGGTGATATGCTCAACTATGAGAAGGGTATCTTCACAGCAGTCCCCAATCGTCAGTATTATCCCATGACCCATGTAAGTTGGCATGCCGCAGTGTCCTATGCTGATTATGTTGGTGGCAGATTACCTACAGAAACAGAGTGGGTGCGCGCCGCCGGTTTCTGGGATGATTCTCTGCACATTTATGCGTCCAACAGCAATGATTATGACCGCCTGGTTCAGCAGATCAATTTTGATGGATCAACTGATCCCAATGACCAAAAGCGTTATCCTCAAACCTTACCGGCTGGGTTTCTCACTGCCAACGGTAATGGAATGCATGAGATGTCTGGCAATGTC from Candidatus Neomarinimicrobiota bacterium carries:
- a CDS encoding SUMF1/EgtB/PvdO family nonheme iron enzyme; the encoded protein is FDPVDRANTAKLFGEFFTRIHAELLYPLKANLVDSEDHRPDPAVIELPAANFIYRGRAVAVKALKMAATEVTIAEFASFINDKLGRGDYQVEKELRQVVDTAGNLVCHFDAHHPGDMLNYEKGIFTAVPNRQYYPMTHVSWHAAVSYADYVGGRLPTETEWVRAAGFWDDSLHIYASNSNDYDRLVQQINFDGSTDPNDQKRYPQTLPAGFLTANGNGMHEMSGNVWEWCSDWFNSRTYRNLAKDETHVDPQGPETGTMRTFKGGSWGAGLDVTKVSYRVALAPELALADLGFRVVWDE